Within Ischnura elegans chromosome 6, ioIscEleg1.1, whole genome shotgun sequence, the genomic segment AGGTACAACGCCGCCGAGGTGTCCGTGGTGAAGCAGCCCGTTGAGGTCCAGCAGCCCGAGGTCACCTACCGCAACGTCCCCGTGCCCTACTCCGTCCCCTACGCCGTCCCCTACTCCGTCCCCTACCCCGTCAAGGTCCCCGTCGCCCATCCCGTCCCCGTCCACGTTGGCCACCACGCCTACGCCGCACCCATCGGCTACGGATACGGTCTGCCCTACGGCTTCGCCGCACCCGCCGTCGTCAAGGCCTAAGCGGAGGAACATCGCGCTGAAGACTTGAGGAGGGAGAGAAGATGGAGGAAGTGAAGGAAGGCGAAATGGAATAAACCAGGAAAGGATACGTCTCCCTAATCTCTTAAGGGTGAAGAGATGAAGAACTTAACCCAACAATTCCAACCACGTGCCCTGTGCTATTGGCAGGGGTTGCTGGACCAAGATTTTTCCATTGCTACACTCTTTCATCAGGGAATAGGGAGAGCTTCCTATTCgggagttttatttttcttttccacgctttttaaagttttcttccTCTAATTTCTTCTGGACTTTTCGttcgaatattattttttgaacaaaAGACGCGGCCCTTTTTCAAAAAGACCGATTCTCTGTCTAAATTGAAACTGTTCCGAGGATTTTTCTCTGATCTCCTTTCCGTTACacggaaggggagagggggaaagGTACTTCTCTCTTGGATTTTTTTTCGATCCCGGTGCACGGTTCGATAGGGCTCCGGAGTGCTCCTTCTTCACGGAAGGATTAGCCGGGCCGATCGGCcgtcttccatttttttttaaatctcgcaAGATCACGCAAAGGTTCTCAGCAGCCGGCGCGCGCATcgtgtaaaatatataaatgggaTCCTTGTGACtccgaaaaaaaagcaaataaaattttcacacccAAATATTCAcatgagtttttattttcttattttaggaATCAAATTCCCATTGTTCACCCAATCAAAACCTTTCTACTCGTTCGCATTCCACTCCAATAAACGAACTCTGAATTATTAACCGTTAAGATCGACATGCGATAAAATCACATCAATATACGGCTCAAAACATGGTTAATTAAATGGAATATGTAGTTATATAACATGCATTACGAGCTGAATAACTTATACGGGAAGGGTATGATAATGAGTGCACGAAACCCATTAGGGATTGCTTAAAATTTCATGGGTTTTAATGAAGAGTATAAATGATTGAACGAGATCAATAGGTATTGTACAAGCATCCTACTGCACTCTTCTTGCGATGAATATAAAATTAGTATGCCATCAAGGAATTTAATGCATTGATTTCTGAGTTGAAGCATATTATGATTATACCTGGAGCTCATGATGCCCTATCATAGAAGAAACACACTTagtggaaaatattgacaattaaGATAGTAAAATATTGCATCGGATATTTCAAGCATAGGATTACGGCTCTATGACGTCTTCTCACAATATTTACAAGCACATATTTTAGCAAGGGTAAAAGCTTTACGTACGTATACTGACAGAAAAAATACGTCTAATTAAAGAAAAGGAAGACTTGATGGctaatttttaacaaaagcagTATGTCTGAACTCGAAATTTTCTAAATAACGCCCAAAATTCTAAGAGTAAATCAGGTTTTCTGGGGAAGACCTTTTCATCCAGTTTCAAAAGAAATAATCTACTTTTTGACATTTATATTGAGCTTTCAATGGGTGTTTAGGTGGTACAAGTTGACAAATCTTGATATTTTAAATCATGCACGGAAAGATAacgagttgaaatttttaaataaaaaattatagcatcagaacagttaattttgaaaattaccatAAAATCGGCAGCAATTAATTATTAGGCGTGCCTAAAAACATACCTCAACGACATTACAAGATAAAGCataaatttattgaaacagtATAAAGCAGAAAGCAactctaaatttaaaataattttaaaatccgaCAGTATACTTCCTGTAATAAATATGAAGATGGCAAAgaattattaattacatttgatATAATGAGGAATTCCACTgcaaatggatgattatgcgattaaaaaatatccttcgtgctgaaagttacagtgaaagcagttcttctctaacctgagTATTATTCGTAGAattacaatttgaaaattgtctttgaatctaGCGCTCCAAAcaacccatcgccatgttggatGATCgcgacgtcagagtccagtaaacaagacgtttacgtggtgccagtagagagtagactatttgtcccagttttagaaaatcctatgtatctctctgtacaatttatttttttatatgttaatttcatcatcagtcctgtaaaatatttatcctgaataattgacatatttaaaatgaatgcatGCTGGATGATGCAGCACACTCTTGACAAATagtgcttattactttttcatcatccttatctactatctattttcaagcatttatcttaaaattccgcaagttattaatctatcaccaaccgcttatcctggtgggtattccatatccccacacaccccggtattagttgcacctaaaccccccccccccccagactgaaatcctagctgcgcccctgcaccgtaaaactattaaactattcacaactgttttcacacacccttcaagttatgaatcagtatcatcgtagatgttGGTTATAGTCACTATTGTTTTGTTATTACCaaggagcgagtctgcttactcgctctgacgtcacagggcgttcttgtcgCGCAAAAGAATTTAGTTATTTTTgtgaactttgaagctctctagcaacaagaatattgagaattatgaagtcatatttcgcatacgttaataaatttaacttaattatctaggcatgtaaaaaaattacctttttaattttatgagagcaccccattccgATCGCAAGACTTGAAGTTTTAATGAAGCACTCGTCACTTCTACTGATGGCCATCTGTTTCTCACTCAAGAAATATGGTAGACGTTAATTCACTGAGAGAGGTGATGTATTATAATAACCTCTTCGCGATGCACACTCCTGATGGATGGTGAAGTTTCTCCAGACCTTTGAGGTCATATATCTTCACTCAATTTGATAAGGTTATCAAGGAATCCAGGTGACGGTAAATTGTTTTTCATCTATAGACTTTTAGCACTTAATGTAACCTTATTTAGTGTAGTTATATAGTTAAAGGATGAAAAGGGGTTTCTTTTATTAACGTGGCTACTTTTATTTAACTACTTGTTTATATATGacaataatgcttttattttactaAGCCATTGGCATGGGGAATACGTGGCAtgtatgtgctgttttcggtagaatgaaaatattaataaaatgatcATGTAGGCATTCTCagtaaaaacaagaaaaatggaaACTCAGAAgttatctaaaaatattgaaataaataatgagattaatgaatatgaaaaaagaaggaaaaaacggaaaatagtttgaaaataccaacttttccataatatttctgaAATGTCTTAAACATAACTCTTTAGCAACATTATTAATAGCCGAATCATACATTGTCGTCATGGTGAATAAACAAGTTTGAGTGAAGCTCTGTCCCAAACTTAGCCATAAGCTTCTTTATGTCCTGATGGCGATGGACGTCCGTTCTTCATTGAAACACTGCTGGTATACATAGACTCAAATCGATGGAAATCCTTCACGTAGGATAAGGAAAAGAAGACTTCGCACAAATAATACACTGGGAAAGAATTGCATCATGTAATCAGCCTGATTCGAAACCCAGGTCATGCGTGATGaaatcagctttattttaaaGGAACCAAATTCACTTTCCTATGATTTTATCAACCACTTCGATCAATCACATTAATAATGATCACTTTTCCAATTTTACCACGCTAGCTCACAGGTATATCTTGTCTTGCCCTTAggtattaaggatagcaacgttgtctcaattgataggattaatggcgttaCTCGCTAGGATggctcattgcatgtttttttccatagttctaaccttgcatataTTTTCTCTAGGAAgaactaaccattagcaagtattttttatgaatatgcatgcatattttgctaATATGCGTAATATaactatgaccgtgcggtgttcatgtggcggtcctcttgcatgctgcatgttggtgattggtcatcccctgtcaaacaccctaaaggtggctcgaagggtattttgtagatgtggATATAGAAGTGTTTCATTGTGAATGAAACACTTCTATATCCACATCTACAAAATCAATATCAAAATCAATATCTTCatctatgaattttttaattttgtaacatGAAGGACTTCCGCGATTTCTCATCAAAACCTATTGGCTTTAAAGTAGCGGTATATGAAATGGTTACGTTTTTTCGAGGTTGGTAATACTTGGAAATTTGTAGTGGTGGATATTTGATCATCGCCGAGTTGATCTTGTGTTAGCACCGTCTTCAAAGGGTTCTTGAGTGTGCAAGGCGACCAGATAGGTGAGTCGAGCAGCTGCGCCTTAACCGCTAGCGTGGCCTTGAAGGAGCTGCAAGGTCGACCGCCCCGCCATATCATTAAGGGGCCTCACCAGTACGGCGGAAGCGTAGTATCGCTCGAAAATAAATAACAGCGATTGGACCTCCATTTTTGCACGAGAACTCCATGCAACACTGCGTCTACAATGTAAATATAATGACTTCATAAAAGCACCAACGAATATTAAGTTTGTTGTTTAGAACACCCGCGCCGCTAAAGAATCAaagaaaaatttcgaaatattcGTAATGATATGCCATATTTTAATCTTATATCATAAATGAAGTCATGGATACTGCTTACATAACTGAATTAATGCATGCTGCTTACGTTCGAGAATAAATTACCAATTTTTAACCTAATACGCGATATCCTCATTTTTGGGGTCGAAGCCGAATGAAGTTGGATACGAAATCGGGAAGATGGGCTCTACGCAATTCTATTTTAACAGAATGTAGAGATGTGGTAAAACAGGTGACAATcacaagtttttaaaattttgctgtatcTATCTATATTTGTCAAGgcattttgaggaggcgaccgacagctaagttCACTTACGCCATGCGGGAAGGGTaaggaaagaagggtggagagaaacctggcgtcagcattagccttcTCCTAACTAAGGGCGCCCCCCAGGGACCTCagcgtaacgtcccatccgacggccAGAGTATTGCACTTAAAGTGACCTCCACTTGTACTCAAGTGGTACTCAAGCAGGCACCGGACaggctctgaaaaatctctgccaccgccgggatttgaacccgaaccggctgggtgggaagccaacactcaaacCACCTCACCAACCCCATCCCCTTACATATTATTACTTCGTAGAATTCCTTCACAATGGAAATTAcgagcagaaatattttttgttccacATAAAGAACTTTATTTTACTTATGACTCGAGTTATGTCGAGAATTGATATCATTAATATGAGGTTACCATCCTGAGATAGCATTCCCTACCGATTAACATCAAATCATCATAAGCCTTtcagtcaataaaaaaatcatactgcaatttgaaaatccgCATTTATGTTTGACTacaattcttttaaatattcGTTGTCAAAACATTCTGTTCCTATTAGTGTTCATTAGGATTTCTTAAGGACTTAACAACTAATATTCTTTGCATTTATGATACTGAACATTTTACTCTGAAGTTATCAAAACATTCTATTCTTGTGAGTGCCCTTTATGATTTCCGTAAAATctgacaaaattatatttttgtatccttgatatcaaatatttttatatgtaaatgatATAATTGTTTCTGAGCTGAATATGCCATATATAGTCTTTCCTTCTGCTCTAATGGGTTACCCcagagaataaaaaaacattcactcGTTTGTTCATCCGTGACGTTGATTACGCCGATCCTACACGATACCCGGGATATATATTATAGTTTTTgtaaggaaaaaagtatttcttctcAGATAGAAATCGTGATGGTCTGCAGCTAAGTTTTTCGCCGAGGTGGCGTGCCCTCTTAAGACGGGAACCCTCCCTTCGTACTCTGTTAGAAGACGTTGAGTACGGTGAAGATAAGCCTACGATCCTCTCTCTCCCGGAGTAGATATTGCAGGCGAGGAGGTGGGTATTTGTCACATTTGTCACGTGAAAGGGTGTCGCTAAAGGGTCAGGGGCCGTACCCCTGTTCTCTCTCCGCCTAGCGGGACCCTGCACCCGTATCCTGAGGGAGGAGAAGTACACAAGGTCCCAGTTTGGTCTCGGAGGAGGATACTCAACTTGGAGCCCTAAATAACGTGATTACTGCCAGGGTCGGCTTCATATCGTACTTCCTTATATACTTCCACCCTTTCCACAGTCAAATTCTGTAATAAGATAGAAACAGCCGTAGAAATGTTTTACACTTTTTTAGTAACTTAACCGTTTTCAACGTTTCAAAAGATAAACAATTAGTAGAAGTCTAAGGgactgtttaaaaatatttttctcctttcactGCCAATGTGGTGAGATCAATTAATAGGTTTTCAAAGTAAGTGTCAATGAGCATTAGTTGGCTCCACCTTTCTGACGGTACAGCCGAAATTTCGATCATCAGAGCCTCCTTGAAATTTTCGATTAAATATTGGAGTGAGCAAAATTTACCCCGATATATATCAACAAAGAGCAGTCTAGAAAATGAGAGACAGAGAAGGCATAGACAGCTGTTGAAAATCACGTGTAAGCGTAGATACCGGATGAGTTATTCAATAACTGTGGGAAATTACTACCGCTGTTTCTATAATATTACAATTAATTTCCACTAAGTAAATTCGTTGACAATGGATCTGATGTTCTTTAATAACTAGGAATACACGCTTTGATGTATTCTTGCTTCCAGGATATTCAAACCAGTTTTTCAAACCCAATAGAATTATCCCTAATTTCGCAATCTAAAACTTAAATGTGTTCATCTTAAagaaataagaggaaatattctTCGGAGGGATggattataaatttcatttttatcacacAAAATATAAGACAACATTAATGGCGATAATTTTATATTCCAAATAAACACATCAAAACTTTTCGTTAAAACTTAATGGAATATGAAAATTCTATCGCAGAAAGAAATACCATGACCTAACTTTTCAAATTGAAATCAAAACATAAATGTAACCTGGTGATAATTAATTGTaccagaaacattaaaaaaacgaaaattttatgttattgctaaaattatttcaagatgataaaaaCTGAATAGGGACCAAGACGTTTTTcgttaattataaaatatgagggagatttttaattttcatgcaaGTTCTGAACAACTGAATACCTTCGCTTCGAAGTAGAGGTGAGAAGGCAATCGTTGGTAGTAACTTAATGAAATACCTAAATCACCCGTTGGATTAGGATTTGGAGTTGTGCGTACGAATCTTTATTAACATCAATGTGAGACCCTATGCAGCTAAATTAACGCTCTCATTCACGATAGGAGGCAAAAACCAAGATACTTGATTCTAGACTGGGCTACTTTCCCTTTTTACCGACTTAAACGACATCAAGCACCATAAATTTGAGCCCTGAATGGAATACGTGCCGCGAACCTAATAAAGGCCTTACGAGAGGTCAAAGCAGATAAGCCGGGCAAATTTTAACGATACAACCCCCGGGAACAAAACAAAACGAGCTGCGATAACTGGGTAGTTCGCAAGCTATTATCTGGATAGTAAAAGGTGCTTGGAAACGCAATATCATTCGATAGAATGAATGAGATTTTTATCCAAATATTGCAACTCATTCTATATCGCTGATTTGAGTCTTAACGGTAGATACGCAGCCTTCTTCGCAGGTAGACTTTTTCCAAGCTCATCGTATCTGATTTAACCATAAATGCTGGAAAATTATATGGAATATTGACCATTTGAAGTAAGTATTTCTTTTACTTCAAGTATATCTTTAAATCAGTAAATAAGTTTAgaggaaaatattgtcgtttgATAATAAACAAGGGAATGAAAAGGCTGctgttaatatttataataatgctAAACATGAAAATTATGTCTAGAATTGCTATCATTTCCATATTTATACAACATTATACTAAGCTGATTTTTACAACTGTAATTTCTGAATTTGGTTTACGTTTCTGAAGCAACAATACTTTGGTATGACATTTTATTCGAATAATTGGAATACTTTTAGTAGGCCACAGTACATGAATTTAAGTCGATTACCGTCTATGACTTAGAAATGTGCAATATTATATGCATCGTTTGTTATTAGAGCGATACtgcggggatcgggttgatgtggtggcgaGAGTGTTTTCTTCCTACCCCgttggctcgggttcaaatcccggcggttgcaGATAATTTacagagaatgcccgatccctgcgtGAATATGGAGTGGGGGACATTTCGAACGCAACACTCCTTACGTCGGATGGTAGGTGGTcttcttggcgcctttcgtttgtAGGAGggtaataccgacgccgggtttctctccacccacctTCCCTCATGGTAcaagtgacctcagctgtctgtagcctcctccaaataccataccaccacaccttccattcctatcctgtATCATCCCTATACTGAGCCTATTCAACATAGATTTTAATCGACGTTTCATACGTAAGAACTAGAGAAGGCATTACACACATTCTGGTTAAAATCAGTCACTTAATGACACATGCGTGTAATTGCAGTCGTGATCTGGGTCATTCCAAACTTGATCAATCAccgggaatatttttttaaaacttaaaatgcctctgatttaattgaaatgaatcaACAgccattttttgatgaaatttctcAGTATCGTAAGGCCTTGGGCATGTTAATCCCACTAAAATGAAGGGGGAGCCAATTAGCCGGAGTCACGTTTTGCCTTGATCTCATACCACTGAGTCAACAACTGTCATTCAATAAATGAGACCACtctttcgaaaaatatttaacGCTCTGAGTTCTGTACGAATTTATGCAATTAAAAGTGCTCATGACAAAAAGATAAACAATTAACAGGAgttaaaaactgttaaaaaatattttctcctttttctgcCGATGCAATGAGATCAAAGGATAGGATTTCAAATTAATCGCCTTACGAACAATGCATGGCTCAACCTTTTCAACAATACTGCTGAAAGGTCATTCGTAATGGCCTCTGAAAATTAAACTGGTCCTCAATCACCTCGTAGAGGAAAGCAAAATATGCACGTACATgttattgaaatgagaaaaattacccaGGCATTGCATTTTGATATGAGGAAATAGCACACAGAAATAAACTTTACTCAAGTAAAGAGGGGAACATTCTCAATGTTACATCTAAGGGTTATTCTAGATTTTAGCGAATCTTCTTACCGCGTGAGGAGTACTCAGGATTGCCATCAACTCAGAAACCGCATTTATTACGTTTCAATGTATGAAACGGCCATTGTCCTAAAGAATATGAATGAAGTGTCATCCTCTTAGTCCTACAATACTGAGCACTTTTACCAATGAATGGATATAATTATTGTCATCATTATAGAGgcattttaagttaaaaaatatgccCGGTTATTGATCTACCTCGTAATGACCCATATCATGTTTGAAATTCTACGCATGTATCAAAAAGTGTCTGATTTTAGCTAGAATGTATGCAACGATTTCTCTAGTTCCTAAATTTGAATCTTTAAAATCAGGAGATGTGTAGGGAATAGAAGTCTATTCGTCGGAAAAgtaccaaatatttatttagaagtAATGCCATCTGGTTTTTGTAGCTTAAAACTTACtgactttaataaaatattcttaaccATTGAATATTTTCGCAAAACCTAGCATAACTATAAGGGAACATGTTCCCATGCTGAGCGATGTACATCCCACGCGTTCGCGTTTGGTGTGtgaagatttaaattttaaatagtcaTTAATGAGCCTTCGTAAAATCCGAATGTGACCCGCATACACTAGGAGGTATGCGTGGCGCGTATTAGAGCCAGCTAATCGAAGAAGCAGATGACACCATTCGCGAAGCACCGTGCTCCAGACACCACCCATGGATCGTTATTGACAAGGACGATGGTTATAGACAAGGGACTGGAAGATTGGCTGAAAATGCCACACTTtgttgaaaattacattttaatggcTGGTTCGTTCAGATGCAGGATATTGAAAAAGCTATTGTCGTTTTAGAAAAGATttagaataatgaaaaagaagaacatttgcatgtatttttgttttaagaTTATCATCTTGATATAAGGGTCCCATGTAACTTCCTAACAGatttcttttattgaaattatagtagctgtatttaaatgaaattttgtattGAAATGGTAAATAAACACTTTTTAATCCATCGCTCATTTTGCCATATACCGATATTCTTTATATACTATAGGTTTGAATAAGTGAGGGTTGTTGTCACCATGCCAACCACGGGCATGTGAACCACCCGGCTACCCACTGAATTATCACAAACCCCGTTTTCTGGAAAGAGGATCGATGGAGCCTAGTGAGTACAGCTCCTGATCTGTGATGGATGGGTCTCTGGTTCATATCCTTTGGAATCCTTGAAACCCAAATCCTCGGAGCGTAATCTGgatcagggaaaggaactgacacCCACATTCTGAGTGTATGATTTTAGCACGCCCGTGACAAAGTCTAGGGCGAGGTCTATTCTCTCCTACCCCTACCAGCCAACGGGAAGAAAATTGATATAGTGATTCAGGAGTATAAACGGCAAGAAAGCGTTCTCAAAGTTAGAATAAACTCAACTCATCCCCCAAAAGGGTATTCATAATTAAAGAATATAAGGCACTattaattttcaagaatatattattaaattcctcttcttaaatatcattaatggcgaATAAAGATCATCtgactttctttatttttttccgcttcgtgttccttcgagcacgacgaggtcgagtgactcATTTCAtagtttcaccccccgcctttctgtatCTAAACGTTCTTTCCTATCCAGGCTTCCTCTTTCCTTAAGCTCGTATGCTAATTGTgatccaaattttgatcctttttttttatccctcatccatcttgcaccatcaccaTCGCAATATTCCCGCTATTCCTCGCACCGCccgattaaaattaatattctttgtcattcatttgtaaatactgttgaatatttttgttcattattggttacgttgcttaatattattaaattgtttctcctgttattgttaTTCCTCTGTTATTGGTCTCGttctgtttttggactggattaaataaataaattaataaaatcacgAATATTTTATTGAGGCTACAACTTTAATTCGCATTATTGAATCTAGAACCCACGActcatataattaataaaatggttttttttcGGTGCAGTAAAAGGGGTCACCACTATGTATAACTACCAGTTAGGACGAATGAATTTTACTCTTTGGAATTTTCACAATAGCGGGTGTCTGTCAAGGTTCCACCGGCTAGCtcgtttttatttcttataataagGGCAACTGAAGCATCGTATGCATGACTCAGTAAAAGTATCCCCGGTTCGAATTCATCATGTACTTAAATTGATCAAAACTGACCGAGGTTTCACCTAAAATAAAATAGCCATCAAGTCCACGGAAATGCGAATGATTCACTGTTATCCTGTTGCTTATTCCCAaacgcagggccggccttagggcggggcgaccgccccgggccccgcgctttggggggccccgcgttcgtgaaaaaaaataaaatatacgatagttttgaaaacgcaatttcaactattactgtattgttaagtccgtgctagacaaaaaataatattatgaaaaaggaataataatgcagtaatttttattgtgcaattgcgtttgtcagtacagtactgtgtcatctgagtgataacaacgagtgagatatacttagccagagagtggtagggattcaaaatgctcgagtttgtagatggggtatagagtttaatattttaagtgaagggccccgcactgaaggttcgcccctagccccgcacctgctagggcctgcccaaacgacaatattttactttaatttaatgatttaaagATATTCATGACGCAAGAGAAATACTTCAAATGGCCCCTTTTAATATGATTTCCCAAAATTTACGGCTATATCAATTACGTAGCCCTAGGAAAGAAAGCCTTCCAACGGAGAAGGGTCGCGAATCTACCATTAAGCTATGCCTCAAAAGGGTATTATAGAAAAAGTTACTGCACACATCTTAAATTGTTGCATTGCAGAAATCCACCGATGTACTCACCCTACTTATTATCAATTTATCACGAAAAATACAGCGCAAGGCAAGCTGAAGGATAAGTTCCCATGAATCCCCAAGAGTAAACACGTCTGCTAAACCAAGACCAGTGGAAAGCAGGAGTGGGACGCTAAATTAGCATCGTTAAGAAAGTAGGGTATTCCACCGCAGACTACTGCTTGAGTGAAATAGTGATAATAATGGGAGTTTTGTCCCAAATTTGTCACGAAGGCACGAGTACTACGACTGCACAACTTAAATCAGGCCGCGAGCGTGGAGAATTTTGACgtgtaaatttttcaaaaaggatACCGCTAGGATTGAAGCTATGAATATTTAAGCGGGTTCTGTGGTAACCACCGTTGATTGTCCCTTAGGACCGTCATTAATATCATCacaattcaacaatcctaagatttgtttgacgcagctctccattcctctctcgtatTCGCTAgcattttcattcttatttacGAGTCTTATTTCTTTCTTGATTTGTCCATCGTCGGTGATTCGACtgaaaggaaacaaaattatttcaaaatttcaggcTTTTATTTACTTAGTTTAATGCTTGTCCTAGAATCCTCTATTTTGCTGCATACCTTTGTCTTCTTTTTGTCGATTTTCAGATGATATCTGGCCGTTGTCCTTTCCATGTGAGTCAAagccttcttcaaatcattctctgtttCTGCattgactgctatgtcgtcagcaaatcgaaGCACACTAATTTTTTCACTGtagatattgacacccaaacccCTCTGTTTGATTTAATTGATGTTGTTCTCGATGTAAATGTTAAACATTACGGGGGACAGGgcacaatatttataaattttcctatTCTAGCTTCTGCGCAGTTGGCTCCCAATTTTCAACGCagatcctaattttttttacaaaatgtgtaaaattaaaataaaatacagtagaGCTCTCCGATTTATCTTTCGGAATTATGAACATCGAGTTTCATTCCACGTCATCAAAGGCCTTTTACAAGTCGggaaatgctatgaaagtcggtttgttctTTTCCGTTCTCTTGTCTATGAGCAGCCTTAGAGCCTAAATAGCATC encodes:
- the LOC124160391 gene encoding uncharacterized protein LOC124160391, whose amino-acid sequence is MKVVAVLLATLAVASATLYAGGAPVLGAPLLPKVRYNAAEVSVVKQPVEVQQPEVTYRNVPVPYSVPYAVPYSVPYPVKVPVAHPVPVHVGHHAYAAPIGYGYGLPYGFAAPAVVKA